The Malus domestica chromosome 06, GDT2T_hap1 genome has a segment encoding these proteins:
- the LOC103442099 gene encoding uncharacterized protein isoform X1 has translation MKSATSDEIDGLLSLFNPVTAQLDRISLDRASLCWDSDKALGSSSVNSFASLATPTPKSCTELKEEIDTLELEIMHLERHLLSLYRTAFQGCSLPGTPESHLQFKTGRSKLELQMHRDELTYHDQTSPAYLQASSDNRSSATGIKVPSEKDRKIANSCHRSLADHLGDSLNDSTLNTPDRLSEDIVRCISSIYCKLANPQNYARLSASPTSSLSSSSIFSSKNPCDSWSPHCNKEATMHPQGLKEKSGPCATMTEVSKICLDEDSFNCAVMMLQNFRSLVQSLEKVDFLKMKREQKLVFWINIHNALVMHAYLAYGTHNRAKSSSILNAAYNIGGHSINAYIIQTSILGIQAHRSAPWRQTLFHSGKKLKTGSIRHVYALEYPEPLVHFALCSGAYTDPAVRAYTAKSVFQDLKLAQTDFIQAGVSCKETKVFLPKILDYYAKDMSLGTVGLLEEINDCLSDIQKKAIRSCMQGKLDNYIHWLPQSSTFRYVIHEDVTNV, from the exons ATGAAGag CGCTACTTCTGACGAGATTGATGGACTCCTCTCCTTGTTTAACCCTGTT ACTGCACAGTTGGATAGGATTTCCCTTGATCGGGCTTCCCTTTGCTGGGATTCTGACAAGGCGCTGGGTTCTAGTTCCGTCAACTCTTTTGCTTCCCTTGCCACTCCAACACCAAAG TCTTGTACAGAGCTGAAGGAGGAGATTGACACACTTGAGCTTGAAATTATGCATTTAGAGCGTCATCTTCTTTCACTGTATCGAACAGCTTTTCAAGGATGCTCTTTGCCAGGTACTCCAGAAAGCCATTTACAATTTAAAACAGGACGTTCCAAATTGGAGCTGCAAATGCACAGAGATGAATTGACCTATCATGATCAAACTTCCCCCGCGTATCTCCAGGCTAGCTCAGATAATCGAAGTAGTGCGACTGGCATAAAAGTACCATCTGAAAAG GACCGCAAAATTGCTAATTCTTGTCATCGCAGCCTAGCGGATCATCTTGGTGATTCTCTCAATGATAGTACCCTTAATACTCCGGATAGACTTTCTGAAGATATCGTGAGATGCATCTCTTCTATATACTGCAAACTCGCCAATCCCCAAAACTATGCACGCCTGTCAGCTTCTCCTACTTCATCCTTATCCTCCTCAAGTATATTTTCTTCTAAGAATCCTTGTGATAGTTGGAGTCCACATTGCAATAAGGAAGCTACAATGCATCCACAAGGGTTGAAAGAAAAAAGTGGACCTTGTGCTACAATGACCGAAGTTTCAAAGATATGTTTAgatgaagacagcttcaactGTGCGGTTATGATGCTGCAAAATTTCAG GTCATTGGTCCAAAGTCTAGAGAAGGTTGACTTCCTGAAGATGAAACGTGAGCAGAAGCTTGTGTTCTGGATTAACATTCACAATGCCTTGGTGATGCAT GCATACCTGGCATATGGAACTCATAATCGTGCGAAAAGTAGTTCAATTTTAAAT GCAGCGTATAATATAGGTGGACATAGCATAAATGCGTATATCATTCAGACCTCCATCTTAGGAATCCAAGCACACCGCTCAGCACCG TGGCGACAAACATTGTTTCATTCAGGAAAGAAGTTGAAGACGGGGAGCATTAGACATGTGTACGCATTAGAATACCCTGAGCCTCTAGTCCATTTTGCTCTATGTTCAGGGGCATACACTGACCCAGCG GTTCGAGCATACACGGCGAAGAGCGTATTTCAGGATCTGAAACTTGCTCAAACAGATTTCATTCAAGCTGGTGTCTCGTGCAAGGAGACAAAAGTTTTCCTCCCTAAAATACTTGACTACTATGCAAAAGACATGTCGCTGGGTACGGTAGGCCTCTTGGAGGAAATAAATGATTGTCTTTCGGATATTCAAAAGAAAGCTATCAGAAGCTGCATGCAAGGAAAGCTTGACAATTACATACATTGGCTACCTCAGAGTTCAACCTTTCGGTATGTGATCCATGAGGATGTAACCAATGTATAA
- the LOC103442099 gene encoding uncharacterized protein isoform X2, translating to MKSATSDEIDGLLSLFNPVTAQLDRISLDRASLCWDSDKALGSSSVNSFASLATPTPKSCTELKEEIDTLELEIMHLERHLLSLYRTAFQGCSLPGTPESHLQFKTGRSKLELQMHRDELTYHDQTSPAYLQASSDNRSSATGIKVPSEKDRKIANSCHRSLADHLGDSLNDSTLNTPDRLSEDIVRCISSIYCKLANPQNYARLSASPTSSLSSSSIFSSKNPCDSWSPHCNKEATMHPQGLKEKSGPCATMTEVSKICLDEDSFNCAVMMLQNFRSLVQSLEKVDFLKMKREQKLVFWINIHNALVMHAAYNIGGHSINAYIIQTSILGIQAHRSAPWRQTLFHSGKKLKTGSIRHVYALEYPEPLVHFALCSGAYTDPAVRAYTAKSVFQDLKLAQTDFIQAGVSCKETKVFLPKILDYYAKDMSLGTVGLLEEINDCLSDIQKKAIRSCMQGKLDNYIHWLPQSSTFRYVIHEDVTNV from the exons ATGAAGag CGCTACTTCTGACGAGATTGATGGACTCCTCTCCTTGTTTAACCCTGTT ACTGCACAGTTGGATAGGATTTCCCTTGATCGGGCTTCCCTTTGCTGGGATTCTGACAAGGCGCTGGGTTCTAGTTCCGTCAACTCTTTTGCTTCCCTTGCCACTCCAACACCAAAG TCTTGTACAGAGCTGAAGGAGGAGATTGACACACTTGAGCTTGAAATTATGCATTTAGAGCGTCATCTTCTTTCACTGTATCGAACAGCTTTTCAAGGATGCTCTTTGCCAGGTACTCCAGAAAGCCATTTACAATTTAAAACAGGACGTTCCAAATTGGAGCTGCAAATGCACAGAGATGAATTGACCTATCATGATCAAACTTCCCCCGCGTATCTCCAGGCTAGCTCAGATAATCGAAGTAGTGCGACTGGCATAAAAGTACCATCTGAAAAG GACCGCAAAATTGCTAATTCTTGTCATCGCAGCCTAGCGGATCATCTTGGTGATTCTCTCAATGATAGTACCCTTAATACTCCGGATAGACTTTCTGAAGATATCGTGAGATGCATCTCTTCTATATACTGCAAACTCGCCAATCCCCAAAACTATGCACGCCTGTCAGCTTCTCCTACTTCATCCTTATCCTCCTCAAGTATATTTTCTTCTAAGAATCCTTGTGATAGTTGGAGTCCACATTGCAATAAGGAAGCTACAATGCATCCACAAGGGTTGAAAGAAAAAAGTGGACCTTGTGCTACAATGACCGAAGTTTCAAAGATATGTTTAgatgaagacagcttcaactGTGCGGTTATGATGCTGCAAAATTTCAG GTCATTGGTCCAAAGTCTAGAGAAGGTTGACTTCCTGAAGATGAAACGTGAGCAGAAGCTTGTGTTCTGGATTAACATTCACAATGCCTTGGTGATGCAT GCAGCGTATAATATAGGTGGACATAGCATAAATGCGTATATCATTCAGACCTCCATCTTAGGAATCCAAGCACACCGCTCAGCACCG TGGCGACAAACATTGTTTCATTCAGGAAAGAAGTTGAAGACGGGGAGCATTAGACATGTGTACGCATTAGAATACCCTGAGCCTCTAGTCCATTTTGCTCTATGTTCAGGGGCATACACTGACCCAGCG GTTCGAGCATACACGGCGAAGAGCGTATTTCAGGATCTGAAACTTGCTCAAACAGATTTCATTCAAGCTGGTGTCTCGTGCAAGGAGACAAAAGTTTTCCTCCCTAAAATACTTGACTACTATGCAAAAGACATGTCGCTGGGTACGGTAGGCCTCTTGGAGGAAATAAATGATTGTCTTTCGGATATTCAAAAGAAAGCTATCAGAAGCTGCATGCAAGGAAAGCTTGACAATTACATACATTGGCTACCTCAGAGTTCAACCTTTCGGTATGTGATCCATGAGGATGTAACCAATGTATAA
- the LOC103442099 gene encoding uncharacterized protein isoform X3, with product MKSATSDEIDGLLSLFNPVTAQLDRISLDRASLCWDSDKALGSSSVNSFASLATPTPKSCTELKEEIDTLELEIMHLERHLLSLYRTAFQGCSLPGTPESHLQFKTGRSKLELQMHRDELTYHDQTSPAYLQASSDNRSSATGIKVPSEKDRKIANSCHRSLADHLGDSLNDSTLNTPDRLSEDIVRCISSIYCKLANPQNYARLSASPTSSLSSSSIFSSKNPCDSWSPHCNKEATMHPQGLKEKSGPCATMTEVSKICLDEDSFNCAVMMLQNFRSLVQSLEKVDFLKMKREQKLVFWINIHNALVMHWRQTLFHSGKKLKTGSIRHVYALEYPEPLVHFALCSGAYTDPAVRAYTAKSVFQDLKLAQTDFIQAGVSCKETKVFLPKILDYYAKDMSLGTVGLLEEINDCLSDIQKKAIRSCMQGKLDNYIHWLPQSSTFRYVIHEDVTNV from the exons ATGAAGag CGCTACTTCTGACGAGATTGATGGACTCCTCTCCTTGTTTAACCCTGTT ACTGCACAGTTGGATAGGATTTCCCTTGATCGGGCTTCCCTTTGCTGGGATTCTGACAAGGCGCTGGGTTCTAGTTCCGTCAACTCTTTTGCTTCCCTTGCCACTCCAACACCAAAG TCTTGTACAGAGCTGAAGGAGGAGATTGACACACTTGAGCTTGAAATTATGCATTTAGAGCGTCATCTTCTTTCACTGTATCGAACAGCTTTTCAAGGATGCTCTTTGCCAGGTACTCCAGAAAGCCATTTACAATTTAAAACAGGACGTTCCAAATTGGAGCTGCAAATGCACAGAGATGAATTGACCTATCATGATCAAACTTCCCCCGCGTATCTCCAGGCTAGCTCAGATAATCGAAGTAGTGCGACTGGCATAAAAGTACCATCTGAAAAG GACCGCAAAATTGCTAATTCTTGTCATCGCAGCCTAGCGGATCATCTTGGTGATTCTCTCAATGATAGTACCCTTAATACTCCGGATAGACTTTCTGAAGATATCGTGAGATGCATCTCTTCTATATACTGCAAACTCGCCAATCCCCAAAACTATGCACGCCTGTCAGCTTCTCCTACTTCATCCTTATCCTCCTCAAGTATATTTTCTTCTAAGAATCCTTGTGATAGTTGGAGTCCACATTGCAATAAGGAAGCTACAATGCATCCACAAGGGTTGAAAGAAAAAAGTGGACCTTGTGCTACAATGACCGAAGTTTCAAAGATATGTTTAgatgaagacagcttcaactGTGCGGTTATGATGCTGCAAAATTTCAG GTCATTGGTCCAAAGTCTAGAGAAGGTTGACTTCCTGAAGATGAAACGTGAGCAGAAGCTTGTGTTCTGGATTAACATTCACAATGCCTTGGTGATGCAT TGGCGACAAACATTGTTTCATTCAGGAAAGAAGTTGAAGACGGGGAGCATTAGACATGTGTACGCATTAGAATACCCTGAGCCTCTAGTCCATTTTGCTCTATGTTCAGGGGCATACACTGACCCAGCG GTTCGAGCATACACGGCGAAGAGCGTATTTCAGGATCTGAAACTTGCTCAAACAGATTTCATTCAAGCTGGTGTCTCGTGCAAGGAGACAAAAGTTTTCCTCCCTAAAATACTTGACTACTATGCAAAAGACATGTCGCTGGGTACGGTAGGCCTCTTGGAGGAAATAAATGATTGTCTTTCGGATATTCAAAAGAAAGCTATCAGAAGCTGCATGCAAGGAAAGCTTGACAATTACATACATTGGCTACCTCAGAGTTCAACCTTTCGGTATGTGATCCATGAGGATGTAACCAATGTATAA